The following DNA comes from Quercus robur chromosome 1, dhQueRobu3.1, whole genome shotgun sequence.
ATCTGCAGAATTGGTCACGAAGGAAGAAGTGTGGAACTCGCCGTGGTGCTAGCATGGTTTATCTGGTGTAGGAGGAATAAGTGCCACTTTAGTGAGCCTAACCTTCCAACAGATAAGCTCCTCAAGGCTGCTTCAAAATTGCTAGCTGAATTCCAGATCAAAAAAATAGTATGGACTATCATATCATAGTCCCAATCAATCTCAAATGCACAAAATTCCACAAAAGCTAAATTTCATTTCTAGAACAGAGAATTACAGAAAAACCCTACCAAATCTAACTCCAAACACAGAGAAGCCAGACTATAcatcacaaaaaaacaaaaattacaaccCCTAAATtcaaaaacacccaaacaaGCCCTAAGAGCTTGTAAACTTCGTAACAGCCTTAGTGCCCTCAGAAACAGCGTGCTTCGCGAGTTCCCCAGGAAGAACGAGACGAACAGCAGTCTGAATCTCGCGAGAAGTTATGGTGGGCTTCTTGTTGTATCGCGCGAGACGAGACGCTTCCTGTGCAAGCTTCTCGAAAATGTCGTTGATGAAGCTGTTCATGATTCCCATGGCTTTGCTCGAGATTCCGATATCTGGGTGCACTTGCTTCAGCACTTTGAAGATGTAGATCTTGTAAGTCTCGACGCTCTTCTTCgaccgcttcttcttcttctccgaCGAGTCCTTGGGCAGCTTCTTCTCCGCTCGTGGCTTCTTCTCCGCTGGCGCTTTCTCGGCTTTCTTCTCCTCCGCTGGCTTCTTCTCCGCCGGCTTCTTCTCTGCCTTTGGTGCCATTGCTATTCAAAGCTTCGAACACTGAAACTGAATTTGATTTGAGAACTTGAGAGTGATTGTTTTGATAAAACTGTGAAGAGAATAGTGTGGGTTGTGTTATGTTTATATACAGAGTGGAGTTGGATTGTGATTGGTTGGTTTCGTGAGGTGCGGATCGATGACGTGGAGTGTTTGGTCTTCGTTCGTTGTTAATGGACGGTGAGGATTGGTTTTGGGATAACCTAGGTGACCCGCGGttttcttaaattaaattttttttttttttgtgtttctttgaATTTTCGAGTTTTTTAGCGGATGTTCGAGATTCGCGGGTTGGTTTGGGAGCGCGCTGGTCGAAAATTTGAAGTGTTTcgttttttcaaattttaaatagaaaatgttaaaattactGTAAGTTTTAATGTTTTGCTGTACAAAGTTTACAAATTGAAGTGTCAATGTACGGATATATTTTAAGATTCAACCactttgttttcaaaaaaaaaaaagtttcaaccaccttataattgaattttaaattgtcTCTTCTTAATTAATAATGAATCAATTTGCAAGATGAATGTAGAAAAATTTATAGTACCTAATGCAATactcttttaaaatatattttgattaaatttaatacgtgttaaataaaatcttatttttacaCTAATAATGCAATAtgctataggctatagccacaAACTTTTTattgttctaaatttttattggttttcattatCTATATTactttttacttaccaataattacTAATTACATTCAAGGGTGGCTCCACTTAGAGTCCAAGTGGTTCATATAAACCCCTTGGactaacccaaaataaaattatatatatattgtaggagTGTGGTTTTATGGAACCCAAGGTAGAGccagaaatttatttttgggaggaccatatataattttttttttttaaatgaaatgtaaaataataatgtacaatactTTATAACTCAATATGTGCTATAAACAAAAgtgtatttaattaaaattaaacaatcacGAGACAAGATTAACAAAACGATTTAACATCTTTAATCAACTATGAAATGTTAATATAgtagtatatactatatattttaatcaactAATCAAGtacatttataatatataataccATTGGGTATATAATgtattgattattataataataaataatatattataaggaatataaaaaagaaagcaaataaaaagtaaagtaaa
Coding sequences within:
- the LOC126722898 gene encoding probable histone H2B.1 yields the protein MAPKAEKKPAEKKPAEEKKAEKAPAEKKPRAEKKLPKDSSEKKKKRSKKSVETYKIYIFKVLKQVHPDIGISSKAMGIMNSFINDIFEKLAQEASRLARYNKKPTITSREIQTAVRLVLPGELAKHAVSEGTKAVTKFTSS